One Prunus dulcis chromosome 7, ALMONDv2, whole genome shotgun sequence DNA segment encodes these proteins:
- the LOC117633706 gene encoding MLO-like protein 8 — protein MVPFSLGLGLWLGLVGVAMAASESSSQSRELDRTPTWAVSGVCAVIIIISLVLEKVLHKVGTFLTDRHKRALFEALEKVKAELMILGFISLLLTFGQSYIARICIPLKVADTMLPCTVKDVKDEEDDSTTSHRRLLWYDRRSLAAASDYKCKTGYEPLISINGLHQLHILIFFLAVFHVLYSAITMLLGRLKIRGWKQWEAETSSHDYEFSNDPSRFRLTHETSFVRAHTSFWTRIPFFFYVGCFFRQFFRSVSKSDYLTVRNGFITVHLGPGSKFNFQKYIKRSLEDDFKVVVGVSPVLWASFVIFLLLNVKGWQALFWASLIPLIIILLVGTKLQAILTKMALEITERHAVVQGIPLVQGSDKYFWFARPQLVLHLIHFALFQNAFQIIYFFWIWYSFGLNSCFHANFKLAIAKVFLGVGVLCLCSYITLPLYALVTQMGSHMKKSIFDEQTSKALKKWHMAVKKKHGGTHGGKSPTQTLGGGSSTLSTVHSSGGHTLHRFKTTGHSTRSSVFDDHETSDLETDPLSPTSTTNLIVRVDQMEQETEKIEPQDNEQTNNPDDFSFAKPALDKET, from the exons ATGGTGCCTTTCTCTCTGGGTCTGGGCCTGTGGCTCGGGTTGGTGGGTGTGGCTATGGCAGCATCAGAGAGTAGCTCACAGTCGAGGGAGCTTGACCGTACACCCACATGGGCTGTTTCTGGTGTCTGCGCcgttatcatcatcatctcatTGGTTTTGGAGAAGGTCCTTCACAAAGTTGGAACG TTCCTCACGGATAGGCACAAGAGAGCTCTGTTTGAAGCTCTGGAGAAGGTTAAAGCAG AGTTGATGATTCTGGGCTTTATTTCACTACTCCTGACTTTTGGGCAGAGTTACATTGCCAGAATCTGTATTCCACTCAAGGTTGCAGATACTATGCTGCCATGTACTGTAAAAGATGTAAAAGATGAGGAGGATGACTCAACAACCAGTCACCGGAGACTCTTATGGTATGACCGAAGATCTTTAGCTGCTGCCTCTGATTATAAATGCAAGACT GGGTATGAGCCACTTATATCAATTAATGGATTGCACCAATTGCACATCCTCATATTCTTCTTGGCAGTCTTTCATGTGTTATACAGTGCTATCACAATGCTGCTTGGAAGGCTAAAG ATTCGAGGCTGGAAGCAGTGGGAGGCTGAGACTTCATCCCATGACTATGAGTTCTCAAATG ATCCTTCGAGATTCAGACTTACCCACGAGACATCATTTGTTAGAGCACATACCAGTTTCTGGACTAGGATTCCATTCTTCTTTTATGTT GGATGCTTCTTTCGACAATTTTTTAGGTCTGTTAGTAAGTCTGACTACTTAACAGTGCGCAATGGATTCATCACT GTCCATTTAGGTCCAGGGAGTAAAtttaacttccaaaaataTATCAAGAGATCATTAGAGGATGACTTCAAGGTCGTTGTTGGAGTTAG TCCTGTATTGTGGGCATCATTTGTGATCTTTTTGCTCCTTAATGTTAAAG GATGGCAGGCATTGTTTTGGGCATCCTTGATCCCTCTCATT ATAATCTTACTAGTTGGAACAAAACTTCAAGCGATCCTGACTAAGATGGCCCTAGAAATTACAGAAAGGCATGCAGTGGTTCAAGGGATTCCTCTAGTACAAGGCTctgataaatatttttggttTGCTCGGCCTCAGTTGGTTCTTCATCTTATCCATTTTGCGCTGTTTCAG AATGCATtccaaattatatatttcttctgGATATGG TATTCATTTGGGTTGAACTCTTGCTTCCATGCCAATTTCAAGCTCGCAATCGCAAAAGTATTTTTAGG GGTTGGGGTTCTATGTTTGTGCAGCTACATTACACTTCCACTGTATGCCCTTGTAACTCAG ATGGGTTCACACATGAAGAAATCCATCTTTGATGAACAAACATCCAAGGCCCTTAAGAAGTGGCACATGGctgtgaagaagaagcacgGTGGGACCCATGGCGGCAAGTCTCCTACCCAAACCCTGGGTGGCGGGAGCTCAACTCTTTCGACGGTGCACTCCTCCGGAGGACACACGCTGCATCGTTTCAAAACAACTGGTCACTCAACCCGCTCATCTGTCTTTGATGATCATGAGACATCTGATCTTGAAACTGATCCTTTGTCACCCACATCAACTACAAACTTGATTGTAAGAGTGGATCAAATGGAGCAGGaaactgaaaaaattgaaCCGCAAGACAACGAACAAACCAATAATCCAGACGATTTCTCATTCGCCAAGCCTGCCCTGGATAAAGAAACATGA